AGCAAGCTTCAATAACAATAAGGAGGGAATGGATATGGCAACACCTCATATTTCTGCCGAAAAAGGCGATTTTGCAAAAACAGTATTGATGCCCGGCGACCCTTTACGGGCGAAATTCATTGCGGAAACATTTCTGACCGATGCCGTGGAGGTCAACCACACCCGTGGGATTCTCGGCTATACGGGTCTATATAAGGGCAAAAGGGTTTCTGTTATGGCAAGCGGCATGGGCTGCCCTTCCATCGGTATCTACAGCCATGAATTATTCAATTTCTATGATGTGGAAAACATTATCCGCATCGGCTCCGCGGGGGCATTGTCCGAAAGGCTGAAGGTGCGCGATATCGTGGCAGGCATCGGCTCCAACACAACCTCAAGCTATGCCGAGCAATATCACATGCCCGGCACCTTAGCCCCCACAGCGGATTATACGCTTCTTTCCACAGCGGTGGACTGCGCGAAGGCAAGGAAAATTGAAATGCACGTTGGCAATCTCCTCTGCTCTGATGCATTCTATAACGAGGGCGGCATGGCGGAAACCGTTTCCTGGGCGAAAATGGGTACGCTTGCGGTGGAAATGGAATCGACCGCACTGTATCTGGAGGCGGCAAGGGCAGGCAAACGCGCGCTGACCATTGTTACCATTTCCGACCATCTGATTACAGGCGAAGCCACCACAGCCGAGGAGAGACAGAATACCTTCACCCAGATGATGGAAATTGCCTTGGATACGGCGGCTCGGATGGAGGAAGTCTAAATGAAAAATTATGATTGATATAAGATATTTTTATAGAAAACAAGTGGGATATTATTGACAAGTGTGCGCTTTTCTTGGTAGAATGAGTGCGTCGGTGATCGAATGTACTTTCATCACACCATGACTAGAAATTTTGCCATCGATCCCGCGTTTTCGTGGGATCTTTTTACATTTATAGCGGAGAAAGCCGTTTTTTTCCTTAGGAAGACCATTCTGCTTGCAGAAAATGGGATTCGGGTTTCCGCTTTGCACAATGGCAAAAATCATTCGATCAAAGCAGGCAGAACGCCTGTGAGAAATAAATCGAATTTTTCAGGAGGTTTTACACTATGGCAGGAACAATTTCCAGAGGTATCAAAGCACCTATCATCCGTGAAGGGGATGACATCGTTAAAATCGTAGCAGATTCCGTTCTGGCGGCAGTGGAGCAGGATGGTTTCCAGCTGCATGAAAGAGATGTAATCTGTGTAACAGAGGCAGTTGTTGCTCGTGCAGATGGCAACTACGCATCCACAGAGGATATTGCGGCAGACGTAAAAGCAAAGCTGGGCGGTGAAACAGTCGGTGTTGTATTCCCCATCCTCAGCAGAAACCGTTTTGCAATCTGCCTGAGAGGTATCGCAAAGGGCGCAAAGAAGGTAGTGCTGATGCTGAGCTATCCTTCCGATGAAGTAGGCAACCACCTGTTTGATATGGATATTCTGGATGACAGCGGCGTAAATCCCTACACAGACGTGCTGTCTCTGGATGAATACCGTAAGGCATTCGGTTATGTGAAGCACCCCTTCACAGGCGTTGACTATGTAGAATACTACAAGGGTCTGATTGAAGAGGAAGGCGCAGAAGCTGAAATCGTATTCGCAAACCACCCCGAAGCAATCGTAAAGTA
This genomic window from Anaerotignum faecicola contains:
- the deoD gene encoding purine-nucleoside phosphorylase, with protein sequence MATPHISAEKGDFAKTVLMPGDPLRAKFIAETFLTDAVEVNHTRGILGYTGLYKGKRVSVMASGMGCPSIGIYSHELFNFYDVENIIRIGSAGALSERLKVRDIVAGIGSNTTSSYAEQYHMPGTLAPTADYTLLSTAVDCAKARKIEMHVGNLLCSDAFYNEGGMAETVSWAKMGTLAVEMESTALYLEAARAGKRALTIVTISDHLITGEATTAEERQNTFTQMMEIALDTAARMEEV